A window of the Chloroflexus sp. Y-396-1 genome harbors these coding sequences:
- a CDS encoding asparagine synthetase B, producing the protein MISEVVQHLIISAVVPDGEPSGTVQLDRRPVAGTARLFNRAFLLETLRRDGCPLPEDCSDETVLLQLYTQYGARGFALANGMFALVIVDGADLILVRDHVGTRSLFYTYCDGRWIASLSLQALRAYLPQTRLNLNAVRAFLTFAYLPGEETLIEGVYKMLPGRCLRLKADGGSHEEIFWEPAEREWSEAEPPETYAQRLRTLLERAVAIRLPVDQEVGVFLSGGIDSSLVTALAVQLHNRTVRTYAINFGEEYPNELAYSGLVAAHCRTNHTILTFNGQQIADHLAETVAFLDCPVGDPLTTPNLLMARAAARDGLSVILNGEGGDPVFGGPKNLPMLMFEFHRTDPDPVARARAYLHSYQKCYRDLERLLHPDVLATLRAAPPLERHVQPYLESPRMSSFLNRLLYTNLRTKGAHHILPKVERLTAAGGVEGRSPLFDPELVDAAFALPPTLKLNGLQEKWLLKQAVRDLLPSTILYRPKSGMLMPVNYWLHGPLSAMANDVLLGPSARTRNLFREQTVRAWMQGRGLVWRRHGQFIWLLLTLELWLRAYRL; encoded by the coding sequence ATGATTTCTGAAGTGGTCCAACATCTAATCATCTCTGCTGTTGTTCCTGATGGTGAGCCGTCGGGAACGGTACAACTTGATCGCCGACCGGTAGCCGGTACGGCACGGCTGTTCAACCGGGCCTTCCTGCTCGAGACGTTACGGCGTGACGGTTGCCCATTGCCGGAAGACTGCTCTGACGAAACGGTATTGTTGCAACTTTATACTCAATACGGCGCACGTGGTTTTGCCCTGGCTAATGGCATGTTTGCCCTTGTCATCGTTGACGGCGCCGATCTCATCCTGGTTCGTGATCACGTAGGGACGCGCAGCCTATTCTATACCTATTGTGATGGGCGATGGATAGCCTCGCTCTCTTTGCAAGCATTGCGCGCATACCTTCCTCAGACACGTCTTAATCTGAATGCGGTTCGTGCGTTTTTGACCTTTGCCTATCTGCCGGGGGAAGAGACGCTGATTGAAGGTGTGTACAAGATGCTGCCGGGGCGTTGTCTCCGCTTAAAGGCCGATGGCGGAAGCCACGAAGAGATATTTTGGGAACCTGCTGAACGTGAATGGAGCGAGGCTGAACCGCCCGAGACGTATGCGCAACGGTTACGTACTCTGCTTGAACGGGCGGTTGCGATTCGGTTGCCGGTGGATCAGGAGGTGGGAGTCTTTCTTTCCGGTGGTATTGATAGCAGTCTGGTTACCGCCCTGGCAGTACAGTTGCACAACCGCACCGTGCGCACGTATGCGATTAACTTTGGCGAAGAATATCCCAACGAACTGGCCTATTCCGGTCTGGTTGCAGCTCACTGCCGCACAAACCATACCATCCTGACCTTTAATGGACAGCAGATTGCCGATCATCTGGCAGAGACGGTGGCCTTTCTTGATTGTCCGGTTGGCGATCCGTTGACGACACCCAATTTGCTGATGGCGCGTGCAGCAGCCCGTGATGGCCTATCGGTGATCTTGAATGGTGAAGGTGGCGATCCGGTGTTTGGTGGCCCCAAGAATCTGCCGATGCTTATGTTTGAATTCCACCGCACCGATCCAGACCCGGTAGCTCGCGCTCGGGCCTATTTGCATTCGTATCAAAAGTGCTACCGCGATTTAGAGCGGCTGCTTCATCCAGATGTACTTGCAACGTTACGCGCAGCACCACCACTGGAACGTCACGTCCAACCGTATCTGGAATCGCCGCGCATGTCATCATTTCTTAACCGGTTGCTGTATACCAATCTCCGTACTAAAGGAGCACACCACATTCTGCCAAAGGTTGAGCGGTTAACGGCAGCCGGTGGTGTGGAAGGTCGTTCCCCACTCTTTGATCCAGAGCTGGTTGATGCGGCGTTTGCGCTGCCACCAACGCTGAAACTCAATGGATTGCAAGAGAAATGGCTCTTGAAACAGGCAGTCCGCGATCTGCTGCCGTCAACGATTTTGTACCGTCCTAAGAGTGGAATGTTGATGCCGGTAAACTATTGGCTTCATGGCCCACTGTCCGCGATGGCAAATGACGTATTGCTCGGGCCATCGGCACGCACGCGCAACCTCTTCCGTGAACAAACTGTTCGTGCCTGGATGCAGGGCAGAGGGTTGGTCTGGCGACGTCACGGTCAGTTTATCTGGTTGCTGCTGACGCTCGAGTTATGGCTTCGGGCTTATCGCTTGTAG